In a genomic window of Brucella anthropi ATCC 49188:
- a CDS encoding ATP phosphoribosyltransferase regulatory subunit, whose protein sequence is MAGSSSSGVFNSLRATLDMREAELVEIPLIQPADPFLDMAGEDLRRRIFLTENENGDSLCLRPEFTIPVCRNHIALNAATPKRYAYLGEVFRQHRDGAAEFLQAGIEDLGASDEAASDARSIADALSCVRAAAPEAELEIVLGDQSVFAGMLKALGLPQGWRKKLLRSFGDANSMEQVLAELTGAQRRDPLPETLAGLVAEGDESGLARMLEAEMLEAGISPSAGRSPAEIARRLIEKEDLAATRFPASALDLLKQFLETRVTLDSAAVTLRAFASEHALDLAAVLQKFEARSEAIANAGIATKDIIYDASFGRPLDYYTGLVYEIRAPGVEKEGVLAGGGRYDRLLTMLGASENIPGVGFSIWLDRLQMLVGEKK, encoded by the coding sequence ATGGCTGGATCGAGCTCGTCTGGTGTTTTCAATTCTCTTCGTGCGACGCTTGATATGCGCGAAGCCGAACTTGTCGAAATTCCGCTGATTCAGCCAGCTGATCCATTCCTGGATATGGCGGGCGAGGATTTACGCCGTCGTATTTTTCTCACTGAAAACGAGAACGGCGATAGTTTGTGCTTGCGGCCGGAATTTACCATTCCCGTCTGCCGCAACCACATCGCCCTGAATGCTGCCACGCCGAAGCGCTATGCCTATCTGGGCGAAGTGTTCCGTCAGCATCGTGACGGTGCGGCTGAATTTCTTCAGGCCGGTATCGAAGACTTGGGTGCTTCCGACGAAGCCGCATCGGATGCGCGCTCGATTGCTGATGCGCTTTCCTGTGTTCGTGCGGCGGCTCCTGAAGCAGAGCTTGAGATTGTTCTGGGAGACCAGTCGGTCTTTGCGGGTATGCTGAAGGCGCTAGGCTTGCCACAAGGTTGGCGCAAGAAGCTTCTGCGTTCTTTCGGCGATGCGAATTCCATGGAACAGGTACTTGCTGAACTAACCGGCGCACAACGGCGTGATCCGTTACCGGAAACGCTTGCCGGGCTGGTGGCAGAGGGCGATGAATCCGGACTTGCACGTATGCTGGAAGCGGAAATGCTCGAAGCTGGCATTTCGCCCAGTGCAGGACGTTCGCCGGCCGAGATTGCACGCCGGTTGATCGAGAAGGAAGATCTTGCGGCTACGCGCTTTCCTGCATCCGCGCTTGATCTTCTGAAACAGTTTCTTGAAACGCGCGTCACGCTTGATTCCGCAGCCGTTACCTTGCGGGCATTTGCTTCGGAACACGCCCTTGATCTTGCTGCAGTCTTGCAAAAGTTTGAGGCGCGCAGTGAAGCTATTGCGAATGCGGGCATCGCCACAAAAGATATTATCTACGATGCCTCCTTCGGGCGTCCGCTCGATTACTATACCGGTCTCGTTTATGAAATCCGGGCTCCGGGTGTTGAAAAGGAAGGCGTTCTCGCTGGCGGCGGTCGCTATGACCGGCTTCTGACCATGCTTGGCGCTTCGGAAAACATTCCCGGTGTCGGCTTTTCCATCTGGCTCGACCGACTGCAAATGCTGGTGGGAGAGAAAAAATGA
- a CDS encoding LysE family translocator encodes MDLVSLLAFAGILVVAAGTPGPNVGALVARVISRGHKGVFPFMFGLWLGDAIWLSLAVWGLAALANTFHTAFLILKYVGVAYLIYLSWKMWIAPVDEVADENAIPRQGEAGKLFLSALAITLGNPKIMVFYLAILPTVVDITHVSLVGWAELLVVMFAVLAAVDTAWVVLAAQARRFLRSPRMMRIANRTSAGMMAGAAVAIATR; translated from the coding sequence ATGGATTTGGTGTCGTTGTTGGCATTTGCCGGTATTCTGGTTGTGGCGGCGGGTACGCCGGGGCCGAATGTCGGCGCGCTGGTGGCGCGCGTCATCAGCCGCGGCCACAAGGGCGTCTTTCCATTCATGTTCGGTCTGTGGCTTGGTGATGCTATCTGGCTTTCACTCGCTGTCTGGGGACTGGCCGCGCTGGCCAACACATTTCACACTGCGTTTCTCATCCTCAAATATGTCGGCGTAGCCTATCTGATCTATCTTTCGTGGAAGATGTGGATCGCACCGGTAGATGAAGTTGCGGATGAAAATGCCATTCCGCGTCAGGGTGAGGCTGGGAAGCTCTTCCTTAGCGCGCTGGCGATAACACTTGGTAATCCGAAGATCATGGTGTTCTACCTCGCCATTCTGCCGACGGTGGTTGATATCACCCATGTTTCGCTGGTTGGTTGGGCTGAATTGCTGGTGGTCATGTTTGCTGTTCTCGCTGCAGTTGATACGGCGTGGGTGGTGCTTGCCGCGCAGGCAAGACGGTTTCTGCGCAGTCCTCGCATGATGCGGATCGCTAACAGAACCAGTGCTGGCATGATGGCGGGTGCAGCCGTCGCCATTGCGACACGCTGA
- a CDS encoding DoxX family protein, with protein MSSITPQSNGAVTLIARIFLSILFILAGYGKLTAISGTAGYFAGLGLPVPTVTAVIVGLVEFVGGLAILVGFQTRIAAAIVGLFTIGATLVAHMDFSQGMNAMMAQKNLAIAGGLFILALHGAGSLSIDAKRR; from the coding sequence ATGTCCTCTATCACTCCACAGTCCAATGGCGCTGTAACGCTCATCGCCCGCATCTTTCTTTCGATCCTCTTCATTCTTGCCGGCTACGGCAAGCTTACCGCCATCTCGGGCACTGCAGGTTACTTCGCTGGTCTCGGCCTTCCGGTTCCAACCGTTACGGCTGTCATTGTCGGTCTGGTGGAATTTGTCGGCGGTCTCGCAATTCTCGTCGGCTTTCAGACCCGCATCGCGGCAGCCATTGTCGGTCTGTTCACCATCGGCGCGACGCTTGTTGCCCATATGGACTTCTCGCAAGGCATGAACGCCATGATGGCGCAGAAAAACCTCGCAATTGCGGGTGGCCTCTTCATCCTCGCCCTGCATGGTGCAGGTTCGCTTTCGATTGACGCCAAGCGCCGCTGA
- the groES gene encoding co-chaperone GroES, whose amino-acid sequence MADIKFRPLHDRVVVRRVESEAKTAGGIIIPDTAKEKPQEGEIVAVGAGARDEAGKLIALEVKAGDKVLFGKWSGTEVKIGGEDLLIMKESDILGIVG is encoded by the coding sequence ATGGCTGATATCAAGTTCCGCCCGCTTCATGACCGCGTCGTCGTTCGTCGCGTTGAATCGGAAGCCAAGACCGCTGGCGGCATCATCATCCCTGACACCGCCAAGGAAAAGCCGCAGGAAGGCGAAATCGTCGCTGTTGGCGCAGGCGCCCGTGACGAAGCTGGCAAGCTGATCGCTCTGGAAGTCAAGGCTGGCGACAAGGTTCTGTTCGGCAAGTGGTCGGGAACCGAAGTCAAGATCGGCGGCGAAGACCTGCTGATCATGAAGGAATCCGACATTTTGGGTATTGTCGGCTAA
- a CDS encoding GFA family protein: MTDEFEYALNCHCSLCRRATGSAFKAFGGIKTHALEETNSKSSLMLVGNEIDHDVRCASCASFLYSIVRGGEYVHVNYGVLAEEPKLKPSAHIFVGSKAPWYDILDDLPQFEENPPF; the protein is encoded by the coding sequence GTGACGGATGAATTCGAATATGCCCTGAACTGCCATTGCTCATTATGTCGTCGTGCCACTGGCAGTGCATTCAAGGCTTTCGGTGGAATAAAAACCCACGCACTCGAAGAAACGAATAGTAAATCGTCGCTCATGCTTGTCGGCAACGAGATCGATCACGATGTGCGATGCGCTTCTTGTGCTTCTTTTCTATATTCCATCGTTCGCGGGGGCGAGTATGTTCACGTCAATTATGGCGTGTTGGCTGAGGAGCCAAAGCTGAAGCCGTCTGCTCATATTTTCGTCGGCTCGAAAGCTCCATGGTATGACATTTTGGATGACTTACCTCAATTCGAGGAGAATCCTCCTTTTTAA
- a CDS encoding winged helix-turn-helix transcriptional regulator, whose amino-acid sequence MKPGDFKETSACRTVADILSRVGDKWTVLVVSYLGNHPMRFNELRRSVDGISQKMLTTTLRNLERDGFVTRTIFPTIPPKVEYELTEMGSDLLRPVRALGEWAIANEAKVMMARARYDASISGKAQIDAAE is encoded by the coding sequence ATGAAACCCGGTGACTTCAAGGAAACCAGTGCATGCAGGACCGTTGCGGATATTTTGTCTCGCGTGGGCGATAAATGGACGGTGCTTGTGGTGAGCTATCTCGGTAATCATCCAATGCGTTTCAACGAATTGCGTCGAAGCGTAGATGGTATTTCTCAGAAAATGCTGACGACGACGTTACGCAATCTGGAGCGAGATGGTTTCGTCACGCGTACGATCTTTCCGACAATTCCGCCCAAGGTCGAATATGAACTGACTGAAATGGGGAGCGATCTCTTGCGGCCTGTGCGCGCATTGGGTGAGTGGGCGATAGCCAATGAAGCAAAGGTAATGATGGCCCGCGCACGTTATGACGCCTCGATATCAGGAAAGGCGCAGATTGACGCCGCAGAATAG
- the groL gene encoding chaperonin GroEL (60 kDa chaperone family; promotes refolding of misfolded polypeptides especially under stressful conditions; forms two stacked rings of heptamers to form a barrel-shaped 14mer; ends can be capped by GroES; misfolded proteins enter the barrel where they are refolded when GroES binds): MAAKDVKFGRSAREKMLRGVDILADAVKVTLGPKGRNVVIDKSFGAPRITKDGVSVAKEIELEDKFENMGAQMLREVASKTNDTAGDGTTTATVLGQAIVQEGAKAVAAGMNPMDLKRGIDLAVTEVVAELLGKAKKINTSEEVAQVGTISANGEAEIGKMIADAMQKVGNEGVITVEEAKTAETELEVVEGMQFDRGYLSPYFVTNPEKMVADLEDAYILLHEKKLSNLQALLPVLEAVVQTSKPLVIIAEDVEGEALATLVVNKLRGGLKIAAVKAPGFGDRRKAMLEDIAILTGGQVISEDLGIKLETVTLDMLGRAKKVSISKENTTIVDGAGQKAEIDARVSQIKQQIEETSSDYDREKLQERLAKLAGGVAVIRVGGATEVEVKEKKDRVDDALNATRAAVEEGIVAGGGTALLRASAKISAKGINADQEAGINIVRRALQAPARQITTNAGEEASVIVGKILENASETYGYNTANGEFGDLIKAGVVDPVKVVRTALQNAASVAGLLITTEAMIAELPKKDAAPAGMPGGMGGMGGMDF; the protein is encoded by the coding sequence ATGGCTGCAAAAGACGTAAAATTCGGTCGCTCTGCGCGCGAAAAGATGCTGCGCGGCGTCGATATCCTCGCTGACGCTGTAAAGGTAACGCTCGGCCCGAAGGGTCGTAACGTTGTCATCGACAAGTCCTTCGGTGCTCCGCGCATCACCAAGGACGGCGTATCGGTCGCCAAGGAAATCGAACTGGAAGACAAGTTCGAAAACATGGGCGCACAGATGCTGCGCGAAGTGGCTTCGAAGACCAACGACACTGCCGGTGACGGCACGACGACCGCTACCGTTCTCGGTCAGGCAATCGTTCAGGAAGGCGCAAAGGCTGTTGCCGCCGGCATGAACCCGATGGACCTGAAGCGCGGTATCGACCTCGCAGTAACCGAAGTTGTTGCTGAACTTCTCGGCAAGGCCAAGAAGATCAACACGTCGGAAGAAGTTGCTCAGGTTGGCACCATCTCCGCTAACGGTGAAGCCGAAATCGGCAAGATGATCGCTGATGCGATGCAGAAGGTCGGCAATGAAGGCGTGATCACGGTTGAAGAAGCCAAGACCGCTGAAACCGAACTCGAAGTCGTCGAAGGCATGCAGTTCGACCGCGGTTACCTGTCGCCTTACTTCGTCACCAACCCTGAAAAGATGGTTGCTGACCTCGAAGACGCCTACATCCTTCTGCACGAAAAGAAGCTCTCGAACCTCCAGGCTCTTCTGCCGGTTCTGGAAGCTGTCGTTCAGACCTCCAAGCCGCTCGTCATCATCGCTGAAGACGTCGAAGGCGAAGCTCTTGCAACGCTCGTCGTCAACAAGCTGCGCGGCGGCCTGAAGATCGCTGCTGTCAAGGCTCCTGGCTTCGGCGATCGCCGCAAAGCCATGCTCGAAGACATCGCGATCCTCACCGGCGGTCAGGTTATCTCCGAAGACCTCGGCATCAAGCTCGAAACCGTTACGCTCGACATGCTCGGCCGTGCAAAGAAGGTTTCGATCTCGAAGGAAAACACCACGATCGTTGACGGTGCAGGCCAGAAGGCTGAAATCGACGCTCGCGTTAGCCAGATCAAGCAGCAGATCGAAGAAACTTCTTCGGACTACGACCGTGAAAAGCTTCAGGAACGTCTTGCCAAGCTTGCTGGTGGCGTTGCCGTGATCCGCGTCGGCGGTGCAACGGAAGTTGAAGTGAAGGAAAAGAAGGACCGCGTTGACGACGCCCTGAACGCAACCCGCGCTGCGGTTGAAGAAGGCATCGTTGCTGGTGGCGGCACCGCCCTCCTCCGCGCTTCGGCCAAGATCTCCGCCAAGGGCATCAACGCCGACCAGGAAGCCGGTATCAACATCGTTCGTCGCGCTCTGCAGGCTCCAGCTCGTCAGATCACGACCAATGCCGGTGAAGAAGCTTCGGTTATCGTTGGCAAGATCCTTGAGAATGCCTCTGAAACATACGGCTACAACACTGCCAATGGCGAATTCGGCGACCTGATCAAGGCTGGCGTTGTCGATCCGGTTAAGGTTGTCCGTACCGCCCTGCAGAATGCTGCATCGGTTGCCGGCCTCCTGATCACGACGGAAGCCATGATCGCTGAACTGCCGAAGAAGGATGCAGCTCCGGCTGGCATGCCTGGCGGTATGGGCGGCATGGGCGGCATGGACTTCTAA
- the fumC gene encoding class II fumarate hydratase: MTATRTETDTFGPIDVPADRYWGAQTQRSLQNFKIGGERMPLPLVHALGVVKRAAAETNIALGKLDPVLGQVIAVAASEVIEGKLDEHFPLVVWQTGSGTQSNMNANEVISNRAIELLGGEMGSKKPVHPNDHVNMSQSSNDSFPTAIHVATAVEAVNRLYPAVEHLTKALQAKEEAFKDIIKIGRTHTQDATPVTLGQEFSGYRAALEYARHRIEQSLADVFLLAQGGTAVGTGLNAPIGFDTGFAEAVSEITGLPFKTAPNKFEALASHGAILNFHGSLNALAADLFKIANDIRFLGSGPRSGLGELSLPENEPGSSIMPGKVNPTQAEALTMVTTQVFGNQTTITVAASQGHFELNVFKPVIAYNVLQSIRILSDAMVSFADHCVEGIEPNLNRIKELLDRSLMLVTALAPAIGYDNAAKIAKTAHKNGTTLREEALASGLVSAEDYERLVRAERMIAPE; this comes from the coding sequence ATGACCGCTACGCGTACCGAAACAGATACGTTCGGACCGATTGATGTTCCTGCAGACCGCTACTGGGGCGCTCAGACGCAACGCTCGTTGCAAAACTTCAAGATCGGCGGGGAGCGCATGCCGCTTCCATTGGTCCACGCACTGGGTGTCGTCAAGCGCGCGGCAGCGGAAACCAATATTGCGCTTGGCAAACTCGATCCGGTTCTCGGCCAAGTAATTGCAGTGGCGGCGTCCGAAGTTATCGAGGGTAAGCTCGACGAGCACTTCCCGCTGGTCGTCTGGCAGACTGGTTCGGGAACTCAATCGAACATGAATGCCAACGAGGTCATTTCAAACCGGGCTATCGAACTTCTCGGTGGTGAAATGGGGTCCAAGAAGCCGGTCCATCCCAATGACCACGTGAATATGAGCCAGTCGTCCAATGATAGCTTCCCAACGGCAATCCATGTTGCCACGGCAGTTGAGGCTGTCAATCGGCTTTATCCGGCGGTTGAACATCTGACCAAGGCGCTCCAGGCCAAGGAAGAGGCCTTCAAGGATATCATCAAGATCGGTCGTACCCATACGCAGGATGCAACGCCGGTTACATTGGGACAGGAATTCTCCGGGTATCGCGCCGCGTTGGAATATGCGCGCCATCGCATCGAGCAATCGCTCGCAGACGTCTTTCTGCTCGCACAAGGCGGGACTGCAGTCGGCACGGGCCTGAACGCGCCAATCGGTTTCGATACGGGCTTTGCTGAAGCCGTGAGCGAAATTACCGGCCTCCCTTTCAAGACGGCGCCCAACAAATTTGAGGCTCTTGCCAGCCACGGTGCTATCCTCAATTTCCATGGCAGCCTGAATGCTTTGGCGGCAGACCTTTTCAAGATCGCGAATGACATTCGTTTCCTCGGTTCGGGTCCGCGTTCCGGGCTTGGTGAACTGTCACTGCCGGAAAACGAACCCGGCTCCTCCATCATGCCGGGCAAGGTCAATCCGACCCAGGCAGAAGCTTTGACTATGGTCACAACACAGGTGTTTGGTAACCAGACCACAATTACGGTCGCCGCAAGCCAAGGTCACTTCGAGCTTAACGTGTTCAAACCGGTAATCGCATATAATGTCCTGCAATCGATCCGTATTCTCAGTGATGCCATGGTGTCGTTTGCCGATCATTGTGTGGAGGGAATCGAACCGAACCTGAACCGTATCAAGGAACTGCTGGACCGCTCGCTGATGCTTGTGACCGCGCTGGCTCCGGCGATCGGTTATGACAATGCAGCCAAGATCGCCAAGACTGCGCACAAGAATGGAACGACCTTACGTGAAGAAGCATTGGCGAGCGGATTGGTGTCGGCAGAAGACTATGAGCGGCTGGTGCGGGCAGAGAGAATGATTGCACCAGAGTGA
- the hisG gene encoding ATP phosphoribosyltransferase — MSVTLALPSKGRLKEQTLAVLDKAGYKVILPDDSRNYRARVEGETDLDILFLSASEIARELGYGSVDLGVTGEDLVRETLAHSEERVAIEAELGFGHADVVVAVPEVWRDVTSMADLDDVAADFRQRHGRRLRIATKYWRLTQQFFSQKHGIQVYRIVESLGATEGAPAAGSADMIVDITSTGSTLRANRLKVLEDGVILRSQACLVSARRARENARVTEVATRIRKGLGG; from the coding sequence ATGAGTGTGACTCTGGCATTGCCGTCCAAAGGGCGCTTGAAGGAACAGACGCTCGCAGTGCTAGACAAGGCAGGTTACAAAGTGATCCTGCCGGATGACTCGCGCAATTACCGGGCTCGTGTTGAGGGCGAAACTGATCTCGACATTCTGTTCCTTTCGGCTTCCGAAATCGCCCGTGAACTGGGATACGGCAGTGTTGATCTGGGCGTTACAGGCGAAGATCTTGTTCGCGAAACATTGGCGCATTCGGAAGAACGCGTGGCCATCGAAGCGGAACTGGGGTTCGGTCATGCTGACGTTGTGGTGGCAGTTCCGGAAGTCTGGCGTGATGTGACCAGCATGGCTGACTTGGACGATGTGGCGGCAGATTTCCGCCAGCGTCATGGTCGCCGTCTGCGCATCGCCACCAAATACTGGCGACTGACACAGCAATTCTTTTCGCAGAAGCATGGCATTCAGGTTTACCGCATCGTTGAAAGCTTGGGGGCTACTGAAGGCGCTCCGGCTGCAGGTTCTGCAGACATGATCGTCGATATTACATCGACGGGTTCAACACTGCGGGCCAACCGCCTAAAGGTTCTGGAAGACGGCGTTATTCTGCGCTCGCAGGCTTGCCTTGTTTCAGCGCGCAGGGCTCGCGAGAATGCACGCGTTACAGAAGTAGCGACCCGTATTCGTAAAGGACTGGGCGGGTAG
- the hisS gene encoding histidine--tRNA ligase produces MADKADKMKARLPRGFVDRVPDDLRAAEKMMATIREVYDLYGFEPVETPLVEYTDALGKFLPDQDRPNEGVFSFQDDDEQWLSLRYDLTAPLARFVAENYESLPKPYRSYRNGWVFRNEKPGPGRFRQFMQFDADTVGAPNVSADAEMCMMMADTMERLGISRGDYAIRVNNRKVLDGVLDAIGLEGEGNAAKRLNVLRAIDKLDKFGPEGVRLLLGEGRLDESGDFTKGANLDDEQIKRMMNFITVAARDYDDISQRKAIDPVFPYFSPEGGEPIGKTLLQAIRESDFNKSSIMLEGLKELEDIRDLAIAAGYDDGRIIIDPSCVRGLEYYTGPVFEAELQFDVTNEDGQKVVFGSVGGGGRYDGLVSRFRGEPVPATGISIGVSRLMTALKNLGKLDVSDVVGPVVVLVMDRDTESLGRYQKMVSDLRQASIRAEMYVGGSGMKAQMKYADRREAPCVIIQGSQEREAGEVQIKDLVEGKRLSAEIEDNVTWRESRPAQITAKENGLIDAVREILVSQARDRAEQSK; encoded by the coding sequence ATGGCCGATAAAGCGGACAAGATGAAGGCGCGGTTGCCGCGCGGGTTTGTCGATCGGGTGCCGGATGATTTGCGCGCCGCTGAAAAGATGATGGCGACAATCCGTGAAGTTTACGACCTCTATGGCTTCGAGCCGGTGGAAACTCCGCTCGTGGAATATACGGATGCGCTCGGCAAGTTTCTGCCGGATCAGGACCGCCCGAACGAAGGCGTGTTCTCGTTTCAGGACGACGATGAACAATGGCTGTCGCTGCGCTACGATCTGACTGCGCCGCTGGCACGTTTTGTTGCCGAAAACTATGAGTCGTTGCCAAAGCCTTATCGCAGCTATCGCAATGGTTGGGTGTTCCGCAATGAAAAGCCGGGACCGGGTCGTTTCCGTCAGTTCATGCAGTTCGACGCTGACACGGTCGGTGCGCCGAATGTCTCGGCCGATGCCGAAATGTGCATGATGATGGCCGACACGATGGAGCGCCTAGGCATCAGTCGTGGCGATTATGCGATCCGCGTCAATAACCGCAAGGTTCTTGACGGTGTGCTGGATGCTATCGGTCTTGAAGGTGAGGGCAATGCCGCCAAGCGCCTCAATGTACTGCGTGCCATCGACAAGCTCGACAAGTTTGGACCTGAAGGCGTTCGTCTTCTGCTCGGCGAGGGCCGTCTTGATGAAAGTGGAGATTTCACTAAAGGCGCAAATCTTGATGATGAGCAGATCAAGCGCATGATGAACTTCATCACAGTCGCGGCACGTGATTACGATGATATCAGTCAAAGGAAAGCAATTGATCCCGTATTTCCTTACTTCTCTCCCGAAGGTGGGGAACCCATCGGAAAAACGCTTTTACAAGCTATCCGGGAAAGCGACTTTAATAAAAGCTCTATTATGCTCGAAGGATTGAAAGAACTCGAAGATATTCGAGATTTAGCAATAGCGGCTGGGTACGATGACGGTCGAATTATCATTGATCCTTCTTGTGTGCGTGGTCTTGAATATTATACGGGGCCGGTTTTCGAAGCGGAACTGCAATTCGACGTTACCAATGAAGACGGTCAGAAGGTCGTGTTTGGTTCTGTGGGCGGTGGTGGCCGGTATGATGGTCTCGTGTCACGCTTCCGCGGCGAGCCAGTACCAGCGACGGGCATTTCCATTGGTGTTTCGCGCTTGATGACGGCTTTGAAGAACCTCGGCAAACTTGATGTTTCCGATGTCGTCGGCCCGGTAGTGGTTCTGGTTATGGACAGGGATACAGAAAGCCTTGGCCGCTATCAGAAGATGGTCTCCGACCTGCGTCAGGCGAGCATTCGCGCTGAAATGTATGTCGGCGGGTCCGGCATGAAGGCGCAGATGAAATATGCTGATCGTCGTGAAGCGCCTTGCGTCATCATTCAGGGCTCGCAGGAGCGTGAGGCAGGTGAGGTGCAGATCAAGGATCTGGTCGAGGGCAAGCGCCTTTCTGCGGAGATTGAGGACAATGTAACCTGGCGCGAAAGCCGCCCGGCTCAGATCACGGCCAAGGAAAATGGCCTCATTGATGCCGTCCGTGAAATCCTTGTCAGCCAGGCGCGAGATCGCGCAGAACAGTCGAAGTGA
- a CDS encoding NADPH-dependent FMN reductase, producing MSKLKVAVIVGSTREQRFAPVPAQWIAKLVAERPELDVEILDVADYPMGFYGDTSTTTAQAETADKWKNKLREFDAYILTAAEYNHAPTAVLKNAIDYGDWIQKPMGFVGYGGVGGARAVEQLRMIAVEMSSMSVKTGVHILFPDYLAVVKGENKLDDFPHLAEAAKNMLDQLVWWGKALKSARAV from the coding sequence ATGTCTAAGCTCAAAGTCGCCGTCATCGTCGGCAGTACACGTGAACAGCGTTTTGCTCCAGTCCCTGCTCAGTGGATTGCGAAACTCGTGGCAGAACGCCCGGAACTGGACGTGGAAATTCTCGATGTCGCCGATTATCCGATGGGCTTCTATGGCGACACTTCCACCACGACCGCACAAGCAGAAACTGCTGACAAATGGAAAAACAAGCTGCGCGAGTTCGACGCCTATATCCTGACTGCGGCTGAATACAATCACGCTCCTACTGCTGTTCTAAAAAACGCCATCGACTATGGTGACTGGATTCAGAAGCCAATGGGATTTGTCGGCTATGGTGGCGTCGGTGGCGCTCGCGCTGTCGAACAACTGCGGATGATTGCAGTCGAAATGTCTTCTATGTCAGTCAAGACCGGCGTTCATATACTTTTCCCTGATTATCTCGCCGTCGTCAAAGGCGAGAATAAGCTGGACGACTTCCCTCATCTGGCAGAAGCAGCCAAAAACATGCTGGATCAGTTGGTTTGGTGGGGCAAGGCACTTAAGTCGGCGCGTGCCGTCTGA